The DNA window CGCTCGCGATGCTCCGGCACCGGCCGGCGCGGGGAGATCGGCTCGTCCAGCCGGCCGAAGGCCTGATCGTAGCGTTGCAGCAACCTGGCCCCGAACCGCGCCGCCAGCCCGGCCCGCGGCATGGCGTGCAGGTCGCCGATCCGGCGCAATCCCAGCGCATGCAGCCCCTCCACCGTCTCCGCGGGCAGCCGCAGGGCGGCCAGCGGCAGACCGTCCAGCCGCTCCTGCCGCCGGTCCTCCGGGCTGCCGAACCGCACCAGCCCCCAGGCGGCGGCCGGGGTGCCGGCGATGGCGGCACGGGCACTGAAGCCGGCGGCGCGCAGCCGTCCGGTCAGGTCGGCGGCCAGCGCCGGCTCGCCCCCAAACAGGTGGGCGCAGCCGGTGATGTCGATCACCACCCCGTCCGGCTCGTCCGCCGCGGTCCAGGGGCTGTAGCGCCGCGCCCAATCGGCGATGCGGCCGAGCAGGATCGCATCGGTCTCGGGCGTCGCCTCCGCCACCTCCAGCGCCGGCTCCAATGCGCGGGCGTCGCTGAGGGTATGACCGGGAGAGATGCCGACCGATGCCGCCACCCGGTTGACCGCGACCACCATCCGCCGCTGGCGCTCCGTCCGCAGCAGGGCGAAGGGGCGCGCCCGCGACCCGGGCGGCATGGTCCGCTCCCGCGCATCGGTGGGCAGGCGCGGCAGCCACAGGGCGAGGATGCGGCGCCTTCCTCCCCAATGACCCAATCCCCTCTCCCCCCCGGGGAGAGGGTTAGGGTGAGGGGGACGCGCTGCGGGACCTTTGCCAGCATCCTGCAGCGGCTCCCCCTCACCCCGACCCTCTCCCCAGGGGGGAGAGGGAGACAGGTCCGGGTGTGGGAGGAAGCGCGTCATACGGGAACCAACAATCGGAACAAAGAAAGAACACTCTAGCGCCAGCTTGGCTGCGAGGGGAGTCCCTCCTTTAGGGTCATCTTGCCGAACCGTTCGGCAGTGCCGACATTCCGTTCATGACCCCACATCTCCCGACCCTCGCCCGCCGACTGGCTCCACTGGCTTTTCTGCTGGCCGCAGGCGCCTGCGCACCGTCGGATTTGCGCGACGACACCCCCGGCCGCGCCCAGGCCTTCCCGCCGGTCTACAACCAGACATTCGTCCCGGGAGGCGGGGAACGGCGGACCTGGAGCCAGATCCAGGCGGAGCAGTCGCGCGCCGGCCAGCGCACCGACCAGCGCACCGACTCAGGCTCCGGCACCGCCGCCCGGCCGCCGCAGGCCGAGGACCCGCAAACACGCCGCGACTCGGGAGACACCGACCGGCCGCCACCCAAACGCCCCCGCGGCAGTTCGTCGCCCCCGCCCGACCCGGCGGCCCTGCCGCAGCCGCCGCGCCCGATCCCGGTGCCGCCCCCGCCCTCGTCGCAGAGCGCCACCGACGCCTTCAAGCGCGACCTGATCCGGCCGGAGGTGGACCGCATGCGCACCGACGACGCCATGGGGCGGCTCGACCCGCTGGGCCAGCGCGACCTGATGCGGCGCGAGAACGACCTGCGCCAATGGGGCGACCCGCTGGCGCGCTGATCTCCTGGCAGCACCCGTCCGGCAAGCTCCGCCTCGGCGGCTTGACCCCACACCCGCTCTGCCGCCATACCGGCCCCGTGATTCGGAACGGACGGAGGATGCGGGCGCATGACGACGGTGACGGGGGCCTTCGGCAACGGACTGACCACGCCGGTGTGGGTGCTGCAGCATCTGCTGGGCATCCTCGGCATCGGCCTATGGGCGGGACAGGCCGGCGGCACCGCGGTCTGGCAGGTGCCGGCCGCCGCCGTGACCGCGGCGCTGGCGGCGGGCTTCGCCGCGCAGATGGGGCTGCGGCTGCCCTATGCCGGGTCGGGGCTGGCGGCTTCGCTGATCGTGATCGGAGCGCTGGTGGCGCTGGGGGTGCGGGCGCCGGCCGTGCTGGCGGTTCTGGTCGCCGCGGTCGCCGCGGTGTTCCACGGCCACGCCCACCAGGGGCCGCCGCTCTACTGGGCCGGCTTCGCCGCCGGGCTGATGCTGGTGGCCTGCGGCGGGCTCGGCCTGTCGATCGCGGTGACGCAGGCCGAGTCGGAGCGGGCGGTGCGCGTGTGTGGCGGTGCGGTAGCAGTAGCGGGCGTTCTCGACCTCGTCGGCGTGATTTGACCGGTTGCGCCTTGAAATGAGGGGGTTGCGCGGAAATCTTTGAAGGCACCCCCTTACCAGCCCGGATCACCGGGCCAGACGAACGGAACGCCCCGGTGCCCCGCGCAGCCGCCAAAGCCTGCCTTACCCCGCCGGGGCTCCCATCGCCGGGGCTTCGGACGCATTCCGATGCCGCCCAATCGGCCTGCCGACTGACCCGCCGGCACCTGCTGGGCCGCCTGCTGGGCGGGCTGGCGCTGCCGCCGCTGCTGGCCTCCGCCGGCGGTCTGGCGTTGGGAGGCGGACAGCCGGCGGCGGCGCAGGACCTGCGCTATTTCCGCATCGGCACCGGCACCACCGCCGGCACCTATTTCCCGATCGGCGGGCTGATCGCCAACGCCATCTCCAACCCGCCGGGGTCCCGGCCCTGCGCCAAGGGCGGAAGCTGCGGCATCCCCGGTCTGATCGTGGTGGCACAGGCCAGCAACGGTTCGGTCGACAATGTCGAGATGCTGCGCGCCGGCACGGTGGAGGCCGGCTTCGCCCAGGCCGACGTCGCCTTCTGGGCCTACAGCGGCACCGGCAGCTTCACCGGCAAGCGCCCCTTCGCGGAGCTGCGCTCGCTCGGCATGCTCTATGCGGAAGCGATCCAGATCGTCGTCCGCTCCGACGGCTTCATCGACCGCATGGCCGACCTGAAGGGCCGCAGCATCTCATTGGGCGAGGAAGGGTCGGGCACGCTGGTGGAGGCGCGACTGATCCTGGATGCCTACGGCCTGTCGGAAACGACGATCACCCCCCACTACCTCAAGCCCGGCATGGCGGCCGACCGGCTGGCGAAGGGGGAACTGGACGGCTTCTTCATGGTCGGCGGCTATCCGGTGTCGGCGGTCGCGGACGTGGCGGCGCGCGTGCCGATCCGGCTGGTGCCGCTGGATGGCGAGCCGGCCGCCCGGCTGCTGCGGACCCAGCGCTTCTATATCGAAGACGAAATCCCCGCCAACGCCTATCCCGGCAGCGCCCCCACCCCGACGCTGAGCCTGGGGGCGGAGCTGCTGACCCGCGCCGACCGCGACCCGGACCTGATCCATGGCATCGTCCGCGCGCTGTGGCACGAGAACACCCGCCGCGTTCTTGCCGACGGGCATCCGCAGGGCCGCAATTTCGACCCCGCCCGCGCGGTCGCCAACGTCTCGGTCCCCCTGCATCCGGGGGCGGAGCGCTATTACCGGGAGGTCGGCCTGCTGGGCAATGCCGCCAACGAGGAGAACCGCGCCCCCGCACCCCCGCCCGAGACCGGCGCCGGTACCGGCGACAAAGCCGCCAGAGACAAGCCGGCCGGGGAGAAGACGGCACGCTGAGGCGTCCGCTCCCGGGACGAGACGAAAGGAGCGTTCCCGGACCACCCGCCGCCGGAATATCCTGTTTCCCATCCGGTCGATCCAGGCGGTCGACTGCAACGGGCAGAGGGGAGGAGGCATGCCGGCCGGCCAAGGGAGGGGCATCGCGATCCGTTCCGTCCGCAGCGCCGACGCGCCGCGCTGCGCCGAGATCTTCCTGGATGGCCGCCGCCAAGCCTTTTCCTGGCAGCCCGCCGACCGCTTCAGGCTGGACGATTATTACGACTGCGTGCGCGAGGATGCGGTGCTGGTCGCGGAAGCGGAGGGGACGGTGGTCGGCTTCGTCTCCCTCGATCCGCAGGCCCGCATTATCCACAACCTGTTCATCGACCCCGGATGGCACAAGCGCGGCATCGGTTCCGCCCTGCTGCGCGAAGCTCTGGGCCTGCTGCACGGCGGCCAGCGCCCGGCCGAACTGGCCTGCGCCGCCCGCAACGCCGCCGCCCGCGCCTTCTACGAACGCAACGGCTGGACGCCGGTGGACGCG is part of the Azospirillum lipoferum 4B genome and encodes:
- a CDS encoding HupE/UreJ family protein produces the protein MTTVTGAFGNGLTTPVWVLQHLLGILGIGLWAGQAGGTAVWQVPAAAVTAALAAGFAAQMGLRLPYAGSGLAASLIVIGALVALGVRAPAVLAVLVAAVAAVFHGHAHQGPPLYWAGFAAGLMLVACGGLGLSIAVTQAESERAVRVCGGAVAVAGVLDLVGVI
- a CDS encoding TAXI family TRAP transporter solute-binding subunit; this encodes MPRAAAKACLTPPGLPSPGLRTHSDAAQSACRLTRRHLLGRLLGGLALPPLLASAGGLALGGGQPAAAQDLRYFRIGTGTTAGTYFPIGGLIANAISNPPGSRPCAKGGSCGIPGLIVVAQASNGSVDNVEMLRAGTVEAGFAQADVAFWAYSGTGSFTGKRPFAELRSLGMLYAEAIQIVVRSDGFIDRMADLKGRSISLGEEGSGTLVEARLILDAYGLSETTITPHYLKPGMAADRLAKGELDGFFMVGGYPVSAVADVAARVPIRLVPLDGEPAARLLRTQRFYIEDEIPANAYPGSAPTPTLSLGAELLTRADRDPDLIHGIVRALWHENTRRVLADGHPQGRNFDPARAVANVSVPLHPGAERYYREVGLLGNAANEENRAPAPPPETGAGTGDKAARDKPAGEKTAR
- a CDS encoding GNAT family N-acetyltransferase, whose amino-acid sequence is MPAGQGRGIAIRSVRSADAPRCAEIFLDGRRQAFSWQPADRFRLDDYYDCVREDAVLVAEAEGTVVGFVSLDPQARIIHNLFIDPGWHKRGIGSALLREALGLLHGGQRPAELACAARNAAARAFYERNGWTPVDAPPDEGDALVLYRLSRAG